The Mesoterricola silvestris sequence CGAGCTGCTGCGCACCTTCGAGAAGCTGGGCGTGCCCATCAACGAGCAGAAGGCCCTGGCCGGCGTGGCCGTGGACGTGGTCTTCGACAGCGTGAGCGTGGCCACCACCTACAAGACCCGGCTGGCCGAGGAGGGCATCATCTTCTGCAGCTTCAGCGAGGCGGTGCGGGAGCACCCCGAGCTGGTGCGCAAGTATCTGGGCTCCGTGGTGCCCACCTCGGACAACTACTACGCCGCCCTCAATTCGGCGGTGTTCACCGACGGCTCCTTCTGCTTCATCCCCAAGGGCGTCACCTGCCCCATGGACCTGTCCACCTACTTCCGGATCAACAACAAGGAATCCGGGCAGTTCGAGCGGACCCTCATCGTGGCCGAGGAGGGCGCCTCCGTGAGCTACCTGGAGGGCTGCACCGCCCCCCAGTTCGACGTGAACCAGCTGCACGCGGCCGTGGTGGAGCTGGTGGCCCTGGACGACGCCAGCATCAAGTACAGCACCGTGCAGAACTGGTACGCCGGCGACAAGGACGGCGTGGGCGGCATCTTCAACTTCGTCACCAAGCGGGGCCTGTGCAAGGGCCGCAACGCCAAGATCAGCTGGACCCAGGTGGAGACGGGCTCGGCCATCACCTGGAAGTACCCCAGCTGCGTGCTCCTGGGCGAGAACAGCGTGGGCGAGTTCTACTCGGTGGCCCTCACCAACCACAAGCAGCAGGCCGACACCGGCACCAAGATGATCCACCTGGGCCGCAACACCCGGTCCACGATCATCTCCAAGGGCATCTCGGCCGGCGAATCCAGCAACAGCTACCGGGGCCTCGTGAAGGTCCACCCCAAGTCCGAAGGGGCCCGGAACTTCAGCCAGTGCGATTCCATGCTCATCGGCAGCCACTGCTCGGCCAACACCTTCCCCTACATCGAGGTGCAGAACGTCTCGGCCAAGGTGGAGCACGAGGCCACCACCAGCAAGATCGGCGAGGAGCAGCTCTTCTACTTCCAGCAGCGCGGCATCCCCCCCGAGGACGCCATCTCCATGATCATCAACGGCTTCTGCAAGGACGTGTTCCGGGA is a genomic window containing:
- the sufB gene encoding Fe-S cluster assembly protein SufB, encoding MSTSLQQVTGQEYKYGFTTDIESDSVPPGLDEDVIRFISAKKGEPDWLLDFRLKAYRHWLTLTEPEWANVHYAKPDVRKIVFYSAPKAKEAKHQSLDEVDPELLRTFEKLGVPINEQKALAGVAVDVVFDSVSVATTYKTRLAEEGIIFCSFSEAVREHPELVRKYLGSVVPTSDNYYAALNSAVFTDGSFCFIPKGVTCPMDLSTYFRINNKESGQFERTLIVAEEGASVSYLEGCTAPQFDVNQLHAAVVELVALDDASIKYSTVQNWYAGDKDGVGGIFNFVTKRGLCKGRNAKISWTQVETGSAITWKYPSCVLLGENSVGEFYSVALTNHKQQADTGTKMIHLGRNTRSTIISKGISAGESSNSYRGLVKVHPKSEGARNFSQCDSMLIGSHCSANTFPYIEVQNVSAKVEHEATTSKIGEEQLFYFQQRGIPPEDAISMIINGFCKDVFRELPMEFAVEATRLLGLKLEGSVG